The Glycine soja cultivar W05 chromosome 8, ASM419377v2, whole genome shotgun sequence genome has a window encoding:
- the LOC114423585 gene encoding uncharacterized protein LOC114423585, with amino-acid sequence MLVYNNLYHLLLNQNPPEQAFFPHCLKERKKMAPSGRTTTASTRTTSKTTRRTRQQRRTTNFKKKQQQQHNTKSNNNKKQQEEVPVPTVLPSSYCSSSSISSQDSSNSKEVDNMHGSAEVIDVCNSPCSTPKGKKFRIPEISTCPPAPKKPRVLSNCSLRRSPLSFFAPPDLEHFFFVALRDVSV; translated from the coding sequence ATGCTAGTTTATAACAACCTTTACCACCTTCTTTTAAACCAAAACCCTCCAGAACAAGCTTTTTTCCCTCATTGtctcaaagaaagaaaaaaaatggccCCTTCTGGAAGGACAACAACAGCATCAACAAGGACAACTTCAAAGACAACAAGAAGAACAAGACAGCAGAGAAGAACAACAAACTTCAAGAAGAAGCAGCAACAGCAGCACAACACAaagagcaacaacaacaaaaaacaacaagAAGAGGTTCCTGTTCCAACTGTTTTGCCCTCCAGCTACTGCAGCTCCTCCTCCATAAGCTCACAAGACTCTTCTAATTCAAAGGAAGTGGACAACATGCATGGTTCTGCTGAGGTGATTGATGTTTGCAACAGTCCATGTTCCACACCAAAGGGTAAAAAATTCAGGATTCCTGAGATTTCAACATGCCCTCCAGCACCTAAGAAGCCTAGGGTTCTCTCCAATTGCTCTTTGCGTAGGTCTCCACTCTCATTCTTTGCACCCCCTGACTTGGAGCACTTCTTCTTTGTGGCACTTAGAGATGTCTCGGTTTGA
- the LOC114423582 gene encoding heterogeneous nuclear ribonucleoprotein F-like: protein MFYRGKFADGGDGREMAAKRQRTVDPGSSFYGASTGSNFMYNPSPYGYVSQPPPPPFPVVRLRGLPFDCTETDVAEFFHGLDIVDVLFVHKGGKFTGEGFCVLGYPLQVDFALQRNRQNMGRRYVEVFRSKRQEYYKAIANEVSDARGGSPRRSASRAKSYDEGKDSAEHTGVLRLRGLPFSASKDDIMEFFKDFGLPEDSIHIIMNSEGRPSGEAYAEFASAEDSKAAMVKDRMTLGSRYIELFPSSPGEMEEAISRGR from the coding sequence TAAATTTGCTGATGGTGGTGATGGGCGTGAAATGGCTGCAAAACGCCAGCGCACTGTTGATCCAGGATCTTCATTCTATGGTGCTTCCACTGGTTCCAATTTTATGTACAACCCATCTCCTTATGGATATGTCAGCCAACCTCCTCCTCCACCTTTTCCTGTTGTTCGGCTGCGTGGCCTTCCCTTTGATTGTACTGAAACTGATGTGGCTGAGTTCTTCCATGGTCTAGACATAGTCGATGTCCTTTTTGTTCACAAAGGTGGCAAGTTCACTGGGGAAGGCTTCTGTGTTCTGGGGTATCCTCTTCAAGTTGACTTTGCTCTTCAAAGAAACAGACAGAACATGGGTAGAAGATATGTTGAAGTTTTCAGAAGTAAGAGGCAGGAATACTACAAGGCAATCGCAAATGAGGTTTCAGATGCCCGAGGTGGTTCACCTCGTCGAAGTGCTTCCCGGGCCAAATCATATGATGAAGGAAAAGATTCAGCTGAGCACACTGGGGTGTTGCGACTAAGGGGATTGCCATTTTCTGCAAGTAAGGATGACATAATGGAATTCTTCAAGGATTTTGGGCTGCCAGAGGATTCTATTCATATTATAATGAATTCAGAGGGAAGACCTTCTGGGGAGGCTTATGCAGAATTTGCAAGTGCTGAAGATTCAAAAGCAGCAATGGTAAAGGACAGGATGACACTTGGCAGTCGCTACATAGAGTTATTTCCTTCATCACCCGGTGAGATGGAAGAAGCAATTTCAAGAGGACGATGA
- the LOC114424233 gene encoding uncharacterized protein LOC114424233 yields the protein MRRFLVDRASIENVNVVQQEAELEPPPNVVNEFNPNEIVRDPVDVVKARLGTMRESGWNNFFADVQGFCVAKSILVPNMDDEIPVRGRSRAEGRTITNLHHYRAEIFYVAIDKICVEMDHRFSEGSNIILDCFSCLDLKNSFSKFDVDKLARLADIYHADFSDDDRGTIRDQLETYVLQVRRNASFSTCEDVQSLAMKMVQTEKHLVFFHWFINLLS from the exons ATGAGGAGATTTTTGGTTGATAGAGCAAGTATTGAGAATGTGAATGTTGTACAACAAGAAGCCGAATTAGAACCGCCACCTAATGTGGTTAATGAGTTTAACCCAAATGAGATTGTGCGTGATCCAG TTGATGTTGTCAAAGCTCGGTTGGGCACAATGAGAGAGAGTGgctggaataatttttttgccgATGTCCAAGGATTTTGTGTTGCTAAAAGTATTCTGGTACCAAATATGGATGACGAAATACCAGTTCGGGGTCGTTCAAGAGCAGAAGGGAGGACTATCACTAATCTTCATCATTACCGTGCAGAGATTTTTTATGTTGCTATTGATAAAATATGTGTGGAGATGGATCACCGCTTTAGTGAAGGAAGTAACATTATACTTGATTGCTTCTCATGTCTTGACCTCAAGAACTCTTTCTCCAAGTTTGATGTTGATAAGCTTGCTCGTCTTGCTGATATTTATCATGCAGACTTTTCTGATGATGACCGAGGAACAATTAGGGATCAACTTGAAACTTATGTGCTTCAAGTGAGAAGAAATGCTTCTTTTTCCACTTGTGAAGATGTTCAAAGTTTGGCTATGAAGATGGTTCAAACTGAGAAACATTTGGTATTTTTCCATTGGTTTATAAACTTATTGAGCTAG